One Euphorbia lathyris chromosome 1, ddEupLath1.1, whole genome shotgun sequence DNA segment encodes these proteins:
- the LOC136204597 gene encoding tubby-like F-box protein 2, translating into MPLKSFVRELKEMKDGIGNISRRGVEGKHWRGRTRSHIAPDETVAESEPIQQGRWANLPPELLLDIIRRVEESEPLWPSRAVVVSCALVCRSWREVTKEIVKTPEQCGRLTFPISLKQPGPRESPIQCFIRRDTATSTYLLYHGLVPSESENDKLLLAARKIRKATSTDFTISLVADNFSRASNTYVGKLRSNFLGTKFTMFDSQPTYEVPTQPPSRTHRRFHSKQVSPKLPAFNYTIGTITYELNVLRTRGPRRMHCVMHSIPVSSIEAGGTAPTPTSFPETFDDRLLSVTSGSKVKEPVSESNSSSPSGSPLIVYGSGEPLILKNKAPRWHEQLQCWCLNFRGRVTVASVKNFQLVAAVEPSHNVPVEEQEKVMLQFGKIGKDIFTMDYCYPLSAYQAFAICLSSFDTKPACE; encoded by the exons ATGCCTCTCAAGAGCTTTGTCCGTGAGCTGAAGGAGATGAAAGATGGAATTGGAAACATATCGAGACGAGGGGTTGAAGGAAAGCATTGGCGTGGCAGGACAAGGTCACATATTGCACCAGACGAAACAGTTGCAGAGTCCGAGCCAATTCAACAGGGTCGCTGGGCAAATTTGCCACCTGAGTTGCTCTTGGATATCATTAGGAGGGTAGAAGAGAGTGAGCCATTGTGGCCTTCCCGTGCTGTTGTTGTTTCGTGTGCTTTGGTTTGTAGGTCGTGGAGGGAAGTCACTAAAGAAATTGTCAAAACTCCTGAGCAGTGTGGGAGGCTAACATTTCCCATCTCATTGAAGCAG CCGGGTCCTCGTGAATCTCCCATACAATGCTTTATTAGAAGAGATACTGCTACATCTACCTATCTGCTGTATCATGGTTTGGTACCTT CTGAGAGTGAAAATGACAAATTGCTATTAGCTGCCAGAAAGATCAGAAAAGCAACAAGCACAGACTTCACAATATCTTTGGTTGCAGATAATTTTTCTcgagcaagcaacacatatgtTGGTAAACTGAG ATCTAACTTCTTAGGAACCAAGTTCACCATGTTTGATAGCCAACCTACATATGAAGTACCGACTCAACCACCTAGCCGGACACATAGAAGATTCCATTCCAAGCAGGTGTCTCCAAAATTGCCTGCTTTTAATTACACTATAGGCACCATCACATACGAGCTTAATGTTCTGCGCACAAGAGGTCCAAGGAGAATGCATTGCGTCATGCACTCGATTCCTGTCTCTTCTATTGAGGCTGGGGGCACTGCCCCAACACCAACATCATTTCCAGAGACATTTGATGACCGATTATTATCAGTGACATCAGGTTCAAAAGTGAAGGAACCAGTCTCAGAAAGCAATTCTTCTAGCCCCTCAGGTTCACCTCTAATAGTGTATGGCTCAGGAGAGCCCCTAATCCTAAAAAACAAGGCACCTAGATGGCATGAGCAGCTGCAATGTTGGTGCCTAAATTTCAGAGGGCGTGTTACAGTTGCGTCTGTTAAGAATTTTCAACTGGTGGCGGCTGTTGAGCCATCCCATAATGTGCCAGTTGAAGAGCAAGAGAAGGTGATGTTACAGTTCGGAAAAATTGGAAAAGACATATTCACCATGGACTACTGCTACCCATTGTCTGCTTACCAAGCCTTTGCCATCTGCCTGAGCAGCTTTGACACCAAACCAGCCTGTGAATGA